In the genome of Salinispirillum sp. LH 10-3-1, one region contains:
- the ppk1 gene encoding polyphosphate kinase 1 has protein sequence MKELNCTGINPEETMSDIGAEHFFNRELSLLAFHQRVLSQAKVEHLPLLERLRFLCISASNIDEFFEVRVGGLKERLEAGIHTTGPDNLGPAETLELINHRAHELVTTQYQLLNDQLLPLLHTAGVHLLKRSAWSKAQKQWLHAQFEDEVLPLLSPMGLDPAHPFPRILNKSLNFIVQLEGKDAFGRNSGMAIVPVPRGLPDMIRLPNELMPDGGSGFVFVSSIIHEFIDDLFYGITPVGCYQFRVTRNSELFVDEEESGDLRRAIEGELVYRQYGDEVRLEVAENCPDVLVNFLLKQFEMTAADLYRVDGPVNLNRLNHIIELAERADLEFPTFNSNAPRAVQKKESLFEVIRKQDLLLHHPFDSFRTVVEFLRQAAKDPQVLAIKQTLYRTGPNSVIVDALVTAAKAGKEVTVIIELRARFDEEANVALSAKLQDVGIHVVYGVVGYKTHAKMLLIARRENGILRNYVHLGTGNYHTRTSRIYTDYGLLTANEAVGDDVYRIFLQLTSLGKVAKMEHLLHAPFTLHKGMMKRIEQEIIHARDGKPARIVAKMNSLYEEHLVRKLYEASQAGVEIDLIVRGVCQLRPGVPGISDRIRVRSVVGRFLEHTRVYVFHNNGDPEVWAASADWMERNMFHRVETGFPILYKRLKEKVMRELDYYLQDNCEAWVLESDGEYYLQAPPEGEVRFSAQEKLLETLTRS, from the coding sequence TTGAAGGAACTGAACTGTACGGGTATTAATCCCGAGGAAACCATGAGCGATATTGGCGCCGAGCACTTTTTTAACCGTGAACTCAGTCTGCTGGCCTTCCATCAGCGGGTACTCAGTCAGGCCAAGGTGGAGCATCTCCCTCTTCTGGAGCGCCTCCGGTTTCTGTGTATTTCGGCGTCCAATATCGATGAGTTCTTTGAGGTCCGCGTCGGCGGGCTCAAAGAGCGCCTTGAAGCGGGCATCCACACCACAGGGCCCGACAACCTCGGCCCCGCAGAGACGCTGGAGTTAATCAATCACCGCGCGCACGAGCTCGTCACCACCCAGTATCAGCTACTGAACGACCAACTGCTGCCACTGTTGCATACAGCAGGCGTGCATTTGTTGAAGCGATCCGCATGGAGCAAGGCACAAAAACAATGGTTGCACGCACAATTTGAAGACGAAGTGCTGCCATTGTTGTCGCCCATGGGGCTGGACCCAGCGCATCCGTTTCCGCGCATCCTGAACAAAAGCCTGAACTTCATTGTGCAGCTGGAAGGTAAAGACGCCTTCGGTCGTAACAGTGGTATGGCCATTGTACCCGTGCCGCGCGGCCTCCCCGATATGATCCGCTTACCCAACGAACTGATGCCCGATGGCGGCTCTGGCTTTGTATTTGTCTCGTCCATCATTCACGAATTCATTGATGACCTCTTTTACGGCATCACACCGGTCGGCTGTTATCAATTTCGCGTTACCCGCAACTCCGAGCTCTTTGTTGATGAAGAAGAATCGGGAGACTTACGCCGGGCCATCGAAGGCGAGCTGGTATACCGCCAGTACGGCGATGAAGTAAGGCTGGAAGTAGCAGAGAACTGCCCAGATGTGTTAGTCAATTTTCTGCTGAAGCAGTTTGAAATGACCGCCGCCGACCTCTATCGCGTCGACGGCCCGGTCAATTTGAACCGCCTGAATCACATCATTGAATTGGCTGAGCGCGCCGACTTGGAATTCCCTACTTTCAATTCAAACGCGCCGCGTGCGGTACAAAAGAAAGAAAGCCTGTTCGAGGTCATTCGTAAGCAAGACTTGTTGCTGCATCACCCGTTCGACTCGTTTCGCACAGTGGTGGAGTTTTTACGTCAAGCCGCCAAAGACCCGCAAGTACTGGCGATCAAACAAACGCTATACCGAACCGGCCCAAACTCCGTCATCGTCGATGCTTTGGTGACGGCAGCAAAAGCAGGCAAAGAAGTCACCGTGATCATCGAGCTGCGCGCCCGCTTCGATGAGGAAGCCAACGTAGCCCTCTCCGCCAAGTTACAAGATGTTGGCATTCATGTGGTGTACGGCGTGGTGGGCTATAAAACACACGCCAAAATGCTGCTGATTGCACGCCGTGAAAACGGCATACTGCGGAACTATGTTCACCTCGGTACCGGCAACTACCACACCCGCACGTCACGCATTTACACCGACTACGGTCTACTGACCGCAAACGAGGCCGTAGGCGATGACGTCTACCGCATCTTCCTGCAGCTCACCAGCCTTGGTAAGGTTGCCAAGATGGAGCATCTGCTCCATGCGCCCTTCACCCTGCATAAAGGCATGATGAAGCGCATCGAGCAGGAAATCATCCATGCCCGAGATGGCAAACCAGCGCGTATCGTGGCGAAAATGAATTCACTGTACGAAGAGCATTTGGTGCGCAAGCTCTACGAAGCCTCGCAAGCCGGTGTGGAGATTGATCTGATAGTGCGCGGTGTTTGCCAGCTGCGGCCCGGTGTGCCCGGTATTTCCGATCGCATTCGTGTCCGCTCGGTGGTCGGCCGTTTTCTGGAGCACACGCGGGTCTATGTCTTCCATAACAACGGCGACCCGGAAGTCTGGGCCGCCAGCGCCGACTGGATGGAGCGCAACATGTTCCACCGCGTCGAAACCGGCTTCCCCATCCTCTATAAGCGTCTGAAAGAAAAAGTGATGCGCGAACTGGACTACTACTTACAAGACAACTGCGAGGCGTGGGTGCTGGAAAGTGACGGGGAATATTACTTACAGGCCCCGCCTGAAGGAGAAGTGCGCTTTTCGGCACAAGAAAAACTGCTGGAAACCTTAACGCGCTCCTAG
- the pip gene encoding prolyl aminopeptidase, with protein MRYYHPDIQPYRSHHLPVGDGHQVWVAESGNPDGIPVLVLHGGPGSGSGDRDRGFFDPRQYRIIQTDQRGCGRSTPHGSLDHNTPQHLVADLELIRQHLGIDQWVLFGGSWGSTLALLYGEQYPNVVLGFILRGIFLGRQEEMDWLYGGSAGRIFPEHWQKFSAAVDNARPLLQAYHTKLTGTDELEALRLAKAWAAWEGLIATLKPSPKTVAGLINPHTALSMARISAHYFVHDCFMRPNQLLEDLSSIQHLPAILVHGRYDMICPMDNAWTLKQHWPEARLEIIREGGHSAHDPAIADALLRATDEMAHLLGVPDRSA; from the coding sequence ATGCGTTATTACCACCCCGATATTCAGCCCTATCGTAGCCATCATTTGCCGGTCGGCGACGGTCACCAGGTCTGGGTCGCTGAAAGCGGTAACCCGGACGGCATACCGGTATTGGTGCTGCATGGCGGGCCCGGCTCAGGCAGTGGTGACCGTGACCGAGGCTTTTTTGACCCACGCCAGTATCGCATCATTCAGACCGATCAGCGCGGCTGCGGTCGTTCAACCCCTCATGGCAGCTTAGACCATAACACGCCGCAGCATTTAGTGGCGGATCTGGAGTTAATACGTCAGCACCTTGGGATAGATCAGTGGGTGCTGTTTGGCGGCTCTTGGGGGTCGACCCTGGCGTTGCTCTACGGTGAGCAATACCCAAACGTGGTGTTGGGTTTTATCTTGCGCGGTATTTTCTTGGGTCGCCAAGAAGAAATGGATTGGCTTTACGGTGGCTCGGCAGGGCGTATATTTCCGGAACATTGGCAAAAGTTCAGCGCCGCCGTGGATAATGCCCGCCCTCTTTTGCAGGCTTATCACACCAAGCTGACCGGCACCGACGAGTTGGAAGCTCTGCGTCTGGCCAAGGCATGGGCGGCGTGGGAAGGTTTGATTGCGACCTTAAAGCCCAGCCCGAAAACCGTTGCCGGTTTGATCAACCCACACACGGCATTGTCGATGGCGCGTATTTCCGCGCACTATTTTGTGCACGACTGCTTTATGCGGCCCAATCAACTGCTGGAAGACTTATCCAGCATTCAACATTTGCCCGCCATCTTGGTGCATGGCCGTTACGACATGATATGCCCGATGGACAACGCGTGGACGCTGAAACAGCATTGGCCCGAAGCGCGTTTGGAAATCATTCGCGAAGGTGGGCATTCTGCGCACGACCCGGCCATAGCCGATGCCCTGCTGCGCGCCACCGATGAAATGGCGCACCTGCTGGGTGTGCCGGATCGCAGCGCTTAA
- a CDS encoding histidine phosphatase family protein, translating to MIYLVRHGETIWNTENRRQGRGDSSLTEKGIAQSRAMGKTLKTLLEGEKSITLVTSPAGRSRRTAAIIAEELGIAHERVQTTPLLQEMDFGDWQGLTDAEIAEQHPEQWRERELNRWFFDYPNGESYPVLCSRVAQWMETAQRQNGVIVAVTHQWTSRAIRGQYLRLPKEDMFELMHAHEHIIELRNNEQRVFRVLEDL from the coding sequence ATGATTTATCTTGTTCGCCACGGCGAAACCATCTGGAATACAGAAAATCGTCGTCAGGGTCGCGGTGATTCATCCCTGACGGAAAAGGGCATCGCGCAGTCGCGGGCCATGGGTAAAACCTTAAAAACACTGCTGGAAGGCGAAAAGAGCATCACGCTGGTGACCAGTCCAGCTGGGCGTTCGCGTCGTACGGCGGCGATCATCGCCGAAGAGCTGGGTATCGCGCACGAACGGGTGCAAACCACTCCGTTATTGCAAGAAATGGATTTTGGTGACTGGCAGGGTCTGACCGACGCCGAAATCGCCGAACAGCATCCTGAACAATGGCGTGAGCGTGAGCTGAACCGTTGGTTCTTCGACTACCCGAACGGTGAAAGTTACCCCGTGCTATGCAGCCGTGTGGCACAGTGGATGGAAACCGCGCAGCGCCAGAACGGCGTCATCGTGGCGGTCACGCATCAGTGGACCAGTCGCGCCATTCGCGGTCAGTACTTGCGTCTGCCGAAAGAAGATATGTTTGAATTGATGCACGCGCATGAGCACATCATCGAATTGCGCAACAACGAACAGCGCGTGTTTCGGGTGTTGGAAGACCTTTAG
- a CDS encoding Ppx/GppA phosphatase family protein — MFTISDLFRKVPNEFAAIDLGSNSFHMVVARQEDGELRILDRLKESVRLGFGLGDDGSLDDEAKARALACLRRFGERLSHLPSGSVRCVGTKTLRSASDTEAFLVAAEEALGHPIDIISGAEEARLIYDGVAHSLAGQEGTRLVVDIGGGSTEIIIGRQFTIDFKDSLGMGCVAITRRFFPEHRVTGKAIREAVLSCLQEIDPILRTLRRYTWEHEVGASGTIKTALKVCQANGWSTTGITLTGLEHICAAYEAHGSAEGLELPGLSADREPVFLGGVIVLRALFESLKLTSMEASQGALREGLLYDLVGRYGDKDIREHSVRQLAQRFHVDIEQAERVAKTAVDLMQQVSEEWVLNPEEAARYLRWSAFLLEVGLDIAHANFHKHSAYICEYSDMAGFSQQEQQILAFLVLSQRKKFPAKTYKAQKDKETIDKAIQRLSVILRLAVILHRARADQPDVTVQLQAQKKKITLTLQPDGFAQQPLLQADLSTEAQYLKAIGYDLSCGPD, encoded by the coding sequence ATGTTTACCATCAGCGACTTGTTTCGCAAAGTCCCCAACGAATTTGCGGCCATCGACCTCGGCTCCAACTCCTTTCATATGGTAGTGGCCCGCCAAGAAGACGGTGAACTGCGTATCTTGGATCGGTTAAAGGAGTCTGTTCGCCTAGGCTTTGGCTTGGGGGATGACGGTAGTCTGGACGATGAAGCGAAGGCGCGGGCCTTGGCCTGTCTGCGTCGTTTCGGCGAACGCTTGAGTCATTTGCCGTCCGGTTCAGTCCGCTGTGTCGGCACCAAGACCTTGCGCTCGGCCAGTGACACTGAGGCGTTCTTGGTGGCGGCGGAAGAAGCCTTGGGGCACCCGATAGATATTATTTCCGGTGCCGAAGAAGCGCGTTTGATTTATGACGGTGTAGCACACAGCTTGGCTGGACAGGAAGGCACGCGTTTGGTGGTGGACATCGGCGGGGGCAGTACCGAGATTATTATCGGTCGGCAGTTCACCATTGATTTTAAAGACAGCCTGGGTATGGGATGCGTGGCCATTACGCGACGCTTTTTCCCCGAGCACCGGGTGACGGGTAAGGCGATACGCGAAGCTGTCTTGTCGTGCTTGCAGGAGATTGATCCCATATTACGCACCTTGCGACGATACACTTGGGAGCATGAAGTCGGGGCCAGCGGCACCATAAAAACCGCCTTGAAAGTGTGTCAGGCCAATGGTTGGAGCACCACGGGCATAACCTTGACGGGCTTAGAGCACATTTGTGCGGCGTATGAAGCGCATGGCAGCGCTGAAGGGTTGGAGCTGCCCGGCTTGTCGGCCGACCGTGAGCCCGTTTTCTTGGGCGGCGTGATTGTATTACGGGCGTTGTTTGAAAGCCTGAAGTTAACCTCAATGGAGGCTTCACAAGGGGCCTTGCGCGAAGGGTTGTTGTACGATTTGGTCGGGCGGTACGGTGACAAAGACATTCGAGAGCACAGCGTACGCCAGTTGGCGCAACGCTTTCATGTCGACATTGAACAGGCCGAGCGTGTTGCCAAAACCGCTGTCGATCTGATGCAGCAAGTCAGTGAAGAGTGGGTTTTAAACCCGGAAGAAGCAGCCCGTTACCTGCGTTGGAGTGCTTTCTTGCTGGAGGTCGGGCTCGACATTGCGCATGCCAACTTTCATAAGCACAGCGCCTATATCTGTGAATACAGCGATATGGCCGGATTCTCGCAGCAGGAACAGCAGATTCTGGCGTTCTTGGTCTTGAGTCAGCGCAAGAAATTTCCGGCCAAAACCTATAAGGCGCAGAAAGACAAAGAGACGATCGATAAAGCCATTCAGCGTTTATCGGTCATCTTGCGTCTCGCCGTCATTCTGCATCGGGCACGGGCTGACCAGCCTGACGTAACGGTGCAATTGCAGGCACAAAAGAAAAAGATCACCCTGACCTTGCAGCCTGATGGTTTTGCTCAGCAGCCATTGCTGCAGGCAGACCTCAGTACAGAGGCGCAGTACCTGAAAGCCATCGGCTACGACCTGAGTTGTGGCCCAGACTGA
- a CDS encoding serine hydrolase domain-containing protein translates to MLGYRAVIAVCGWALVAFLAGCSKPPLACGDPANDEDCAAAMQQRLADARVPGVSVAVIQNFRLVEQWSLGVLAEDDSRPVTLTTPFQAGDLSMPVTALGALVWLEQSGGHLDQTINDTLRHWRIPDESGWGGDQVTVRHLLSHSSGLSPSGFRGYPVGSSLPTWLEMLNGTGAANSDRVRLTSAPGENCNYTAAGYEVLSYWLEQQAQMSFAGWQNSAVFTPLNIPARYQLIGLPPPAAGHDWRGATLDGGYRRYAEQAALGLWATPTDLSRVLLEVMASARGQGRIITDPSISSAMLTTQGCAWGLGWVIDRKGTETEFSKRGGTAGYRTYMVGQVRSGNGLVIMTNGDRGDRIIDAIAAAVRANYNW, encoded by the coding sequence ATGTTGGGTTATCGCGCAGTAATAGCAGTTTGTGGTTGGGCTCTGGTCGCCTTTTTGGCCGGTTGCTCAAAACCACCGCTGGCGTGTGGCGATCCGGCGAACGATGAAGACTGCGCGGCCGCCATGCAGCAGCGCTTGGCTGACGCACGAGTGCCCGGTGTCAGCGTGGCCGTTATTCAAAATTTTCGCTTGGTCGAACAATGGAGTCTTGGCGTGTTGGCCGAGGACGACAGTCGACCGGTGACCCTGACCACGCCCTTCCAAGCTGGCGATCTGAGCATGCCCGTGACGGCCCTAGGCGCCTTGGTGTGGCTGGAGCAGTCCGGGGGGCATCTGGATCAAACCATTAATGACACCCTACGCCATTGGCGTATTCCCGATGAAAGCGGCTGGGGCGGCGACCAAGTGACTGTACGCCACCTGCTTAGCCACAGCAGTGGCCTCAGTCCCAGTGGTTTTCGTGGCTACCCTGTTGGCTCTTCGTTGCCAACTTGGCTAGAAATGCTGAACGGCACCGGGGCGGCCAATTCCGATCGCGTGCGGTTAACCAGCGCGCCAGGGGAAAACTGCAACTACACCGCAGCAGGCTACGAAGTACTGTCGTATTGGCTTGAACAGCAAGCACAAATGTCTTTCGCTGGTTGGCAAAACAGTGCGGTGTTTACGCCTTTGAACATTCCCGCCCGTTATCAACTGATTGGCCTGCCACCACCCGCCGCCGGGCATGATTGGCGCGGCGCTACGCTTGACGGTGGTTACCGGCGCTACGCCGAACAAGCGGCACTTGGCCTATGGGCCACGCCAACGGATCTGTCTCGGGTATTACTCGAGGTCATGGCCTCAGCACGTGGCCAAGGGCGCATCATTACCGACCCCAGCATCAGCAGCGCCATGTTGACCACCCAGGGTTGTGCCTGGGGCCTCGGCTGGGTCATCGACCGCAAGGGCACCGAAACGGAATTTTCTAAACGCGGCGGTACCGCCGGTTATCGTACCTACATGGTAGGGCAGGTGCGTAGTGGTAATGGTTTGGTGATAATGACCAACGGCGATCGGGGGGATCGCATCATTGATGCCATCGCAGCGGCGGTGCGCGCCAATTACAACTGGTGA
- the dtd gene encoding D-aminoacyl-tRNA deacylase: MKALLQRVSSASVVVDNATVGAIEHGLLVLVGIEPNDTEATARRMIERLLNYRVFGDDQGRMNRSVRDVAGGLLLVSQFTLAADTRQGNRPGFSTAAAPDDAERLFNWLVDYAATQYQPVATGQFGAHMTVSLVNDGPVTFLLEVNS, encoded by the coding sequence ATGAAAGCTTTGCTGCAGCGCGTGTCATCGGCGTCCGTCGTCGTGGACAATGCAACGGTCGGTGCCATCGAGCACGGTTTGCTGGTGTTGGTGGGTATTGAGCCGAACGACACCGAAGCTACTGCACGCCGGATGATCGAGCGCTTGTTGAATTATCGGGTGTTTGGCGACGACCAAGGCCGGATGAACCGCAGTGTGCGCGATGTGGCGGGTGGGCTTTTGTTGGTTTCGCAGTTCACCCTGGCCGCCGATACCCGCCAAGGCAATCGACCGGGCTTTTCTACCGCCGCCGCACCCGACGACGCCGAGCGGCTATTTAATTGGCTGGTGGACTACGCCGCAACACAGTATCAGCCCGTTGCGACCGGTCAGTTTGGCGCCCACATGACGGTCAGTCTGGTGAATGATGGCCCCGTCACCTTTTTGCTGGAAGTAAACAGCTAA
- a CDS encoding tRNA(Met) cytidine acetyltransferase TmcA domain-containing protein: MMSAVSAGELPPRHTLLLCGPEAWTEQQCQFLAGRQGLALGLQLPGFTSISARQVHRVLGQSFDAVVLDWRAGWHTNHLSAVSGTLRAGGVLVILLAPESDWAERYAWTDHPDTPSSQLFPFWLDQMRAHGAHWCTPDSSPNSAAVPPEWLPQLPSAARVVDPQALAAQQAVVEAICQLPLSKHHHLLLTAGRGHGKSMALARAALHSALTHEVVLVAPLAVHEALLQSYLDQWITDFTEADARRARINLCTWDTLPPSIPANAVLLVDEAAMLGLPRLRLLAKQARWRVFATTTDGYEGSGQGFRLRFLPWLRRQRGGTVEQSLQYPMRWQANDPVAQQLNAALMLTQQWPTADATTHAPAAHIAPLPVQQLLDDARLRAQWAALLTAAHYQTRPDDVRQALDDPCVQQLALWQGDQLVGLCLTLDEPPLPEPLAEAVWRGERRPAGQQAKQCVLGQLGHQAAGLWHGVRIWRLVVHPDKVRQGWGQRLVERVVSHAQTAGLDYVATSYGLTEELLCFWHNKEWHNKERHKEGHSAPTHWRLVRIGLQEDAASGARSALSVYPLQPAVAEWADMAEQTLARWLPEQREYAVAFSDELLWSLLRVLPLPRLSAAEQARVAHWCASQQPIGAARPALLRVLWQAEQLGDLRDWPTDERNAALYLLWHGVPWVEVQQRCGGASQKALLARLRTLFAGL; this comes from the coding sequence ATGATGAGCGCTGTATCCGCTGGGGAGTTGCCGCCACGCCACACGCTGTTGCTCTGTGGCCCCGAGGCGTGGACAGAGCAGCAGTGTCAGTTTCTGGCCGGTCGCCAAGGGCTGGCTTTGGGACTGCAGCTGCCGGGGTTCACCAGCATATCTGCGCGTCAGGTGCATCGTGTGTTGGGCCAGAGTTTTGACGCCGTGGTGTTGGACTGGCGTGCTGGTTGGCATACAAATCATCTCAGTGCCGTCAGCGGTACGCTGAGGGCGGGTGGGGTGCTGGTCATCTTACTGGCACCGGAGTCGGACTGGGCTGAACGCTATGCATGGACAGACCATCCAGACACCCCGTCTTCGCAGCTTTTTCCCTTTTGGCTTGACCAGATGCGTGCCCATGGCGCGCACTGGTGTACGCCCGACAGTTCGCCTAACTCCGCTGCCGTGCCGCCTGAGTGGCTGCCGCAATTGCCGAGTGCCGCGCGGGTGGTTGACCCACAAGCGCTGGCAGCGCAACAAGCGGTAGTTGAGGCTATCTGCCAATTGCCGCTGTCGAAGCATCATCATCTGTTGCTAACCGCCGGGCGCGGTCACGGTAAGAGTATGGCCTTGGCGCGCGCTGCCTTGCACAGTGCCTTGACACACGAGGTGGTATTGGTGGCGCCGTTGGCGGTGCATGAGGCACTGCTACAGAGCTATCTGGATCAATGGATCACCGACTTTACGGAGGCTGATGCGCGGCGCGCCCGCATCAACCTTTGTACATGGGATACCTTGCCGCCTTCGATACCCGCCAATGCTGTGCTGTTGGTGGATGAAGCGGCCATGTTGGGTTTGCCGCGCCTGCGCTTGTTGGCGAAGCAGGCGCGCTGGCGCGTATTTGCGACCACGACGGACGGTTATGAAGGCAGCGGACAAGGCTTTCGCTTGCGTTTTCTGCCGTGGCTGCGGCGTCAGCGCGGCGGCACGGTAGAGCAAAGTTTGCAGTATCCGATGCGCTGGCAAGCCAATGACCCGGTCGCTCAGCAACTGAATGCCGCCCTAATGTTAACGCAGCAGTGGCCTACGGCAGATGCTACGACGCACGCGCCCGCTGCCCACATTGCACCCCTACCGGTGCAACAGTTGCTGGACGACGCTCGGTTGCGTGCGCAATGGGCGGCATTGCTGACAGCGGCCCATTATCAAACCCGTCCGGATGATGTTCGCCAAGCCTTAGACGATCCCTGTGTGCAGCAACTGGCGCTGTGGCAAGGCGATCAATTGGTGGGTTTGTGTCTGACTTTGGATGAACCGCCCTTGCCGGAACCCCTAGCCGAAGCGGTATGGCGCGGCGAGCGGCGTCCGGCCGGACAGCAGGCCAAGCAATGTGTGCTTGGCCAATTGGGACACCAAGCGGCTGGGCTATGGCATGGCGTGCGCATTTGGCGTTTGGTGGTGCATCCAGACAAGGTCCGACAAGGTTGGGGGCAGCGGCTGGTGGAGCGTGTGGTGAGCCACGCGCAGACGGCTGGACTCGATTACGTTGCCACCAGCTATGGCCTGACTGAGGAGCTTCTGTGTTTTTGGCACAATAAAGAGTGGCACAATAAAGAGCGGCATAAAGAAGGGCACAGCGCACCAACACACTGGCGCTTAGTGCGCATTGGCTTGCAGGAAGACGCCGCCAGCGGTGCGCGCTCTGCCTTGTCGGTGTACCCCCTGCAACCCGCGGTTGCCGAGTGGGCGGATATGGCCGAACAGACTTTGGCACGCTGGCTACCGGAGCAACGCGAATATGCGGTGGCGTTCAGCGATGAATTGCTGTGGTCCTTGTTACGGGTATTGCCGTTGCCTAGACTCTCCGCTGCCGAACAGGCGCGGGTGGCTCATTGGTGCGCCAGTCAACAGCCAATCGGAGCTGCCCGACCTGCGCTTCTGCGTGTATTGTGGCAGGCTGAGCAGCTTGGTGATCTGCGCGATTGGCCGACCGACGAGCGCAACGCGGCATTGTATTTATTGTGGCACGGTGTGCCCTGGGTGGAGGTCCAGCAACGCTGCGGTGGTGCGAGTCAGAAAGCCTTATTGGCTCGCCTCAGAACGCTGTTCGCCGGTCTCTGA
- the arfB gene encoding alternative ribosome rescue aminoacyl-tRNA hydrolase ArfB, whose protein sequence is MLELSNNVSLADWEIEITQIRAQGAGGQNVNKVASAVHLRFDIRRSSLPLWYKECLLQLADQRITNEGVVVIKAQQYRTLELNKEDALKRLKDLILEAVRPVKARRPTRPTKGSQRRRVDKKTKHGQTKALRGKVDM, encoded by the coding sequence ATGCTTGAACTATCGAATAACGTCAGCCTCGCCGATTGGGAAATCGAGATCACCCAGATTCGTGCTCAGGGTGCCGGTGGCCAAAACGTCAATAAGGTTGCCTCGGCGGTGCATCTGCGGTTTGACATCCGTCGTTCAAGTTTGCCGCTGTGGTACAAAGAATGCCTGCTGCAACTGGCTGATCAGCGCATCACTAACGAGGGTGTGGTGGTCATAAAAGCGCAGCAATACCGTACTCTAGAGCTGAACAAAGAAGACGCATTAAAGCGCTTAAAAGATTTAATTCTAGAAGCCGTGCGCCCTGTCAAAGCGCGCCGCCCGACGCGCCCAACGAAAGGGTCTCAGCGGCGGCGGGTAGACAAAAAAACCAAGCACGGTCAGACTAAGGCGCTGCGTGGTAAGGTCGACATGTAG
- a CDS encoding TIGR01777 family oxidoreductase — protein sequence MRILITGGSGFLGQALAKDLQQHGHDVVILSRQPEQQARRATDTAALWVGSLDDIKEPVEAVVNLTGANLFALPWTEGRKATLWQSRVTLTEQLVAWMLKQPVPPHTLLSGSAIGFYGDAGDQPLTEDSPVGSDWAASMVAAWERATEPAAQAGIRTLNLRTGLVLGNGGLLKPLLPLFKAGLGGSLGNGQFWYSWIHLDDWVAAVVALLGTPEAKGPYNLTAPHPVRYREFADTLGATLHRPVWLTPPAWVLKPLLGQRAALMLSSTRALPHNLTTSGFQWQYDNLQEALENL from the coding sequence ATGCGCATATTGATTACTGGCGGCAGTGGCTTTCTCGGGCAAGCACTGGCCAAAGACCTACAGCAGCACGGGCACGACGTCGTCATCCTGAGTCGGCAGCCGGAACAACAAGCGCGACGGGCTACCGATACAGCAGCCCTCTGGGTTGGATCGCTGGACGACATCAAGGAGCCCGTCGAAGCCGTGGTCAATCTGACCGGTGCCAACCTGTTTGCCTTACCCTGGACCGAAGGGCGCAAGGCGACGTTGTGGCAAAGCCGGGTAACGCTGACCGAGCAGCTCGTGGCGTGGATGCTAAAACAACCCGTACCACCCCATACACTGTTGTCGGGTTCCGCCATTGGTTTCTACGGTGACGCGGGCGATCAACCGCTCACCGAAGACAGCCCCGTCGGCAGTGATTGGGCCGCCAGCATGGTCGCCGCTTGGGAACGCGCCACTGAGCCCGCGGCGCAAGCCGGCATTCGTACCTTGAATTTGCGCACGGGCTTGGTACTGGGCAATGGCGGCTTGCTCAAGCCGTTGTTGCCGCTGTTCAAGGCGGGGTTAGGCGGTTCTCTCGGCAACGGGCAGTTTTGGTACAGCTGGATTCATCTCGACGACTGGGTAGCGGCGGTGGTGGCCTTGCTGGGCACCCCGGAGGCCAAGGGGCCCTATAACCTGACGGCACCCCATCCAGTGCGCTACCGCGAATTTGCCGATACGCTCGGGGCGACCCTGCATCGGCCAGTGTGGCTGACACCACCCGCATGGGTTCTGAAACCCTTGTTGGGACAACGGGCGGCCCTGATGCTGAGCAGTACACGGGCCTTACCGCACAACCTTACGACGTCGGGTTTTCAGTGGCAGTACGATAATCTGCAAGAGGCTTTAGAGAATCTTTGA